One Verrucomicrobiaceae bacterium genomic window carries:
- the smc gene encoding chromosome segregation protein SMC, with translation MYLKSLTLHGFKSFADKTHFEFHSGVTGIVGPNGCGKSNVVDAIRWVLGETSAKALRGDEMADVIFNGTDKRKPVGMAEVTLTMADCEKSLNVDFNEVAITRRVFRDGRGEYRLNNTVCRLKDIHDLIAGTGIGRAAYSIMAQGQIDMLLSSKPEDRRTVFEEAAGITKFKSQKKEALRKLEYTEANLLRVADIIAEVKRQMGTLQRQAAKARRYQTLLEDTRLLDTHLAHKQYTEFSGEKSESENQLRMLANQLEETQRKLQTAEAEAAQTREAYHSLESQISQARQQAQELRSQMQSAEGRIGFNRERSEDLEARIRQNEEQMAANEELLDQTRRDLTSADEQLNSIRENIATRQQAVNEHGSQHQNLMPERNRLDSDRRSIRESIRLFEGQMASGEARAQSLTAQMAADRQRHESLAHDRQTAAQAREASQIEFDDLQRQIAELEHTRDELDEKAKTCARDIIERRRQRDAMNNELNELQRSLTQRKSRLEVIEQLLQKGEGLSAGTQKVLPGLDNPEIYSTGVRGLLASSIEVTDTAFIPAIEAALKDHLQAVLLTESELAAQIVQRLADQRMGRAALFPQDFINLRSQADRELLPGGALAWATDKVRVKNGVQSLIDHLLHNVVIAEDLHTAMRLKRQLPHLAISTLKGEFISADGIIYGGASKDEESSTLRREAEVKQLRTEVESFDLQYQEKENAVKDATAQLDDMQLEELSLREQSQRAREGFSALQGKMSVVQRALQQASAKLESIEWDQNQISERIGGSENIIAQLRDAANMVIEQLEGSRVRENELELEMESFLRRELESSERLNELRTALALEQSALGSIERQKHPSVLACRSSPPPSAASMKKSPPGESASSRAKQKTHATPSRSSPSAALSPPSKNISNPRPKNAQASLSK, from the coding sequence ATGTACCTCAAAAGCCTCACCCTTCACGGCTTCAAGTCCTTCGCAGACAAGACCCACTTTGAATTCCACAGCGGCGTCACCGGCATCGTCGGGCCGAACGGCTGCGGCAAATCCAACGTGGTCGATGCCATCCGCTGGGTGCTCGGAGAAACTTCCGCCAAAGCCCTCCGTGGCGATGAAATGGCCGATGTTATCTTCAATGGCACCGACAAGCGCAAACCCGTGGGCATGGCCGAAGTCACTCTAACCATGGCTGACTGCGAAAAGTCCCTGAATGTCGATTTCAACGAAGTCGCCATCACCCGCCGCGTCTTCCGTGATGGACGCGGCGAATACCGCCTCAACAACACCGTCTGCCGCCTCAAAGACATCCACGATCTCATCGCAGGCACCGGCATCGGCCGCGCTGCCTACTCCATCATGGCCCAGGGCCAGATCGACATGCTCCTGAGCTCTAAGCCAGAAGATCGCCGCACCGTCTTTGAAGAAGCCGCTGGCATCACCAAATTCAAATCGCAGAAAAAAGAAGCCCTGCGCAAACTCGAATACACCGAGGCCAATCTCCTCCGCGTGGCCGACATCATCGCCGAAGTAAAGCGCCAGATGGGCACCCTCCAGCGCCAAGCCGCCAAAGCACGCCGCTACCAGACTCTCCTCGAGGACACACGCCTCCTCGATACCCACCTCGCTCACAAGCAGTACACCGAATTCTCCGGCGAGAAATCCGAGAGCGAGAACCAACTGCGCATGCTCGCCAATCAGCTCGAAGAAACGCAGCGCAAACTCCAAACCGCCGAAGCAGAGGCCGCCCAAACCCGTGAGGCCTACCACTCCCTCGAAAGCCAGATCAGCCAGGCACGCCAGCAGGCCCAGGAGCTCCGCTCCCAGATGCAGAGTGCAGAAGGCCGCATCGGCTTCAATCGTGAGCGCAGTGAGGACCTAGAGGCCCGCATCCGCCAGAACGAAGAGCAAATGGCCGCCAACGAGGAACTGCTCGATCAAACCCGCCGCGACCTCACCAGCGCCGATGAGCAACTCAACTCCATCCGGGAAAACATCGCCACCCGCCAGCAGGCCGTCAATGAACACGGCAGCCAGCACCAGAACCTCATGCCCGAGCGCAATCGGCTCGACAGCGACCGCCGCAGCATCCGCGAGTCCATCCGCCTGTTTGAGGGTCAAATGGCCTCCGGTGAAGCCCGCGCACAGTCCCTGACCGCCCAGATGGCCGCAGACCGTCAGCGTCATGAATCCCTGGCCCATGATCGCCAAACGGCGGCCCAGGCCCGCGAAGCCAGCCAGATCGAATTCGATGATCTCCAGCGCCAAATCGCCGAACTCGAGCACACCCGCGACGAGCTCGATGAAAAGGCCAAAACCTGCGCCCGCGACATCATCGAGCGCCGCCGCCAGCGCGATGCGATGAACAATGAGCTCAATGAGCTCCAGCGCAGCCTCACCCAGCGCAAATCACGCCTGGAAGTCATCGAGCAGCTCCTGCAAAAAGGTGAAGGCCTCTCCGCAGGCACTCAAAAAGTCCTCCCCGGCCTCGATAACCCAGAAATCTACTCCACCGGCGTCCGTGGCCTCCTCGCCTCCAGCATCGAAGTCACCGACACTGCCTTCATCCCCGCCATCGAGGCCGCGCTCAAAGATCACCTCCAGGCCGTCCTTCTCACCGAAAGCGAGCTCGCCGCCCAGATCGTCCAGCGCCTCGCAGATCAGCGCATGGGCCGTGCAGCACTCTTCCCACAGGATTTCATCAATCTGCGCTCCCAGGCAGATCGTGAGCTCCTACCCGGAGGAGCCCTAGCCTGGGCCACCGATAAAGTCCGCGTCAAAAACGGCGTCCAGAGCCTCATCGACCACCTTTTGCACAATGTCGTCATCGCTGAGGATCTGCACACCGCCATGCGCCTGAAGCGCCAGCTCCCACACCTCGCCATCTCCACCCTGAAGGGCGAGTTCATCAGTGCAGATGGCATCATCTACGGCGGTGCCTCCAAAGATGAAGAAAGCTCCACCCTCCGCCGCGAGGCAGAAGTGAAACAACTCCGCACTGAGGTCGAATCCTTCGATCTCCAGTACCAGGAGAAAGAAAACGCCGTCAAAGATGCCACCGCACAGCTCGACGACATGCAGCTTGAGGAACTCAGCCTCCGTGAGCAATCCCAGCGTGCACGCGAAGGCTTCTCCGCACTCCAGGGCAAAATGTCCGTCGTCCAGCGTGCCCTCCAGCAAGCCAGCGCCAAGCTCGAAAGCATCGAATGGGACCAAAACCAGATCTCCGAGCGTATCGGCGGCAGTGAAAACATCATCGCCCAACTCCGCGATGCCGCCAACATGGTCATCGAGCAGCTCGAAGGCTCCCGCGTCCGTGAAAATGAACTCGAACTCGAAATGGAGTCCTTCCTCCGTCGCGAGCTCGAATCCAGCGAGCGACTCAACGAACTCCGCACCGCTCTCGCCCTCGAGCAAAGCGCCCTCGGCAGCATCGAACGCCAAAAACACCCCTCGGTGCTCGCATGCAGGAGCTCGCCGCCGCCATCCGCCGCTTCGATGAAGAAATCGCCACCTGGCGAGTCCGCATCCAGCAGAGCGAAGCAGAAAACGCACGCTACGCCGAGCAGATCGAGTCCCAGCGCGGCACTATCGCCGCCATCGAAGAACATCTCCAATCCAAGACCGAAGAACGCGCAGGCCTCTTTGAGCAAGTAA
- a CDS encoding ABC transporter permease yields the protein MPSTAVSAVTFLARRYLRAKRSFVSIITIISVLGVAMGVLMMIVVNSVMKGFEREFRQALIGYQPHMLIKPADGKTASASETAAILQKIRTRPETAHTSTYAGGYVYLEKNGQQSVAELFGLPAESAGYYMQKIKKHLLDGTTDLADGGIIAPDECAARLDARSGDTISIYPSSSVTQAVRSFRTATDIEDEEKRKAAYKQIKLHPREIRLLGYTRTESAGFYAYTTLPTAQNIFGMQQSVSGILVEVHDPNAIKATHSALQAAGIIPPGWKATLWTDVGDARLAAMSNERFMMFFIIGIIGLVAAFSVMNTTITVTTQKRREIGVLTALGARQGQIIRIFVSQAAFVGIVGTAVGLLLSAAVLHYLNELRGLIAYVSGGGSVDTEALFLSTIPAQIDPLFITWTALGSILLCLLAAWPPAWLASRVDPAVALRD from the coding sequence GTGCCTTCCACTGCTGTCAGCGCCGTCACCTTCCTAGCCCGCCGTTACCTGCGGGCAAAGCGTTCCTTCGTCTCCATCATCACCATCATCTCCGTCCTCGGCGTCGCGATGGGCGTGCTCATGATGATCGTGGTGAACTCCGTCATGAAAGGCTTCGAGCGTGAGTTCCGACAGGCACTCATCGGCTACCAGCCCCACATGCTCATCAAGCCAGCAGATGGCAAGACAGCCTCTGCATCCGAGACCGCCGCGATCCTGCAAAAGATCCGCACTCGGCCCGAAACAGCCCACACCAGCACCTATGCCGGTGGCTATGTCTATTTGGAAAAAAACGGCCAGCAGAGCGTGGCAGAGCTTTTTGGCCTACCAGCCGAAAGCGCAGGCTACTACATGCAAAAAATAAAAAAGCACCTCCTAGACGGCACCACCGACCTCGCAGATGGCGGCATCATCGCGCCAGATGAATGCGCAGCTAGGCTCGACGCCCGTAGTGGCGATACCATCTCCATTTACCCCAGTAGCAGCGTCACACAGGCCGTGCGGAGCTTCCGCACCGCTACCGACATCGAGGATGAAGAAAAACGCAAAGCCGCCTACAAGCAGATCAAGCTCCATCCACGCGAAATACGCCTCCTAGGCTACACCCGCACCGAGTCCGCAGGATTTTATGCCTACACCACCCTCCCCACGGCACAGAACATCTTCGGCATGCAGCAATCCGTCAGTGGCATCCTCGTAGAGGTCCATGACCCCAATGCCATCAAAGCCACCCACAGCGCCCTCCAAGCCGCCGGCATCATCCCACCAGGCTGGAAAGCCACCCTCTGGACCGATGTCGGCGATGCACGCCTCGCCGCGATGAGCAATGAGCGCTTCATGATGTTCTTCATCATCGGCATCATCGGCCTCGTCGCCGCATTCTCGGTCATGAACACCACCATCACCGTCACCACGCAGAAGCGCCGTGAAATCGGTGTCCTCACCGCGCTAGGAGCACGTCAGGGCCAGATCATCCGCATCTTCGTCTCCCAGGCAGCCTTTGTCGGCATCGTCGGCACCGCAGTAGGTCTGCTGCTCAGTGCCGCCGTCCTGCACTACCTCAATGAACTACGCGGACTCATCGCCTACGTCTCTGGCGGTGGCTCAGTCGATACAGAGGCCCTCTTCCTCTCCACCATCCCCGCGCAGATCGACCCACTCTTCATCACCTGGACTGCGCTAGGCTCCATCCTACTCTGCCTCCTCGCCGCCTGGCCACCCGCCTGGCTCGCATCCCGCGTCGATCCTGCCGTGGCCCTGCGGGACTGA
- a CDS encoding GntR family transcriptional regulator codes for MLPFSIQLQDGTPVSDQILLAVRKALLTGQMKAGDEFPSVRTLSQELKISPTTAHKVVLQLKDAGWLNSRPGIGMVVTEPDQPGLRERLAQITPECRALLKEAAELNLTLNQVITHLKSL; via the coding sequence ATGCTTCCGTTCTCCATCCAGCTCCAAGACGGCACGCCCGTTTCCGACCAGATCCTGCTGGCGGTGCGGAAGGCGCTGCTCACCGGCCAGATGAAGGCGGGCGATGAATTCCCCAGCGTGCGCACGCTCAGCCAGGAGCTGAAAATCAGCCCCACCACCGCGCACAAGGTCGTCCTCCAGCTCAAAGACGCAGGCTGGCTCAATTCCCGCCCCGGCATCGGCATGGTCGTCACCGAGCCAGATCAGCCCGGCCTACGCGAGCGCCTCGCGCAGATCACGCCGGAGTGCCGCGCACTGCTCAAAGAAGCCGCCGAGCTCAATCTCACGCTCAACCAAGTCATCACCCACCTCAAAAGCCTATGA
- a CDS encoding ABC transporter ATP-binding protein, translating into MITISDLHKRFRKTEAVAGLSLEVPAGQVTAFLGPNGAGKSTTIKCLLNLHRPDSGSATVLGVDSRKLGPREFTQIGYVSENMELPLWMTVKQFLDYCRPLYPNWDKAFEGQLLKQFDLPLTTKLKDLSRGMRMKAALLSSLAYRPKLVVLDEPFSGLDPLVRDEFIRGLLELTEQEGWTVFVSSHDIEEVQRLADRIAIINRGSLALDETSDSLQSRFRAVEVVLPDDTRPPTNLPADWLHAETAGRTLRFIHSRHSSDEALAAAVHSTLSASPKPEIRPMSLREIFVALARAYRLEGK; encoded by the coding sequence ATGATCACGATTTCCGATCTTCATAAACGCTTCCGCAAAACCGAAGCCGTGGCCGGTTTGAGCCTCGAAGTGCCCGCGGGGCAGGTCACGGCCTTTTTGGGCCCAAACGGCGCAGGCAAGAGCACCACCATCAAATGCCTCCTCAACCTCCATCGGCCCGATTCTGGCTCCGCGACCGTTTTGGGCGTCGATTCGCGAAAACTCGGCCCGCGTGAGTTCACGCAGATCGGTTACGTCAGCGAAAACATGGAACTGCCGCTATGGATGACCGTGAAGCAGTTCCTCGACTACTGCCGCCCGCTCTATCCGAACTGGGACAAGGCCTTCGAGGGCCAATTGCTCAAGCAATTCGACCTTCCGCTCACCACGAAGCTCAAAGACCTCTCACGTGGCATGCGCATGAAGGCCGCGCTGCTCAGCAGTCTCGCGTATCGGCCCAAGCTCGTCGTGCTCGACGAACCCTTCAGCGGACTCGATCCGCTGGTGCGGGATGAATTCATTCGCGGTCTGCTGGAACTCACCGAGCAGGAAGGCTGGACCGTTTTCGTCTCCTCACACGACATCGAGGAGGTGCAGCGCCTCGCCGATCGCATCGCCATCATCAATCGCGGCAGCCTCGCGCTCGATGAGACCAGCGACAGCCTGCAAAGCCGCTTCCGCGCCGTGGAGGTGGTGCTCCCCGACGACACGAGGCCGCCCACGAATCTCCCCGCCGACTGGCTCCATGCCGAAACCGCCGGTCGCACACTTCGCTTCATCCATAGCCGCCACAGCAGCGACGAAGCGCTCGCCGCAGCAGTCCACAGCACCCTCTCCGCATCCCCAAAGCCCGAAATCCGCCCTATGAGCCTGCGCGAGATCTTCGTCGCCCTCGCCCGTGCCTACCGTCTCGAAGGAAAATGA